ctttttacCCTCTTTCCCTTAACTGAAGTGGGATAATCTCTATATTAGAAGTACTTTAAGCAAGCTTGAGATCTTCAATGAATGTCACAGAACTTACACATTTATAACTTTACCCAATTGATCACAGAAGATTTAAATGGAATATATCAAATTATGTTTGTCTCACCAAAACAAAAGGGGGCTCAAATTGTGTGCTTTTAGTGAGAGACTAAACTCACTTAAAGACAGATATTAGCCAAAGCCATGAATGGTTTGGCACCGCTACAAACACACAGACTGCAGCAGAAACCCAGACAGCACATGTGATTGTGATACAagtctttgagaccttttgacTCCCACGCTGTAAATGACACATCAAGGTAATTaagtattttcttcttttcaaggaaaaaaaaacagatctcTTAATTCAAAGAACAGAATCATTTACATCATAGATGAGAACTTGAAACAAAGTAATTGCTGTCAGTAGAACAGCATGTGCTGAGAAAGCCACATCATTTGCAGCGACTGGGATCATCTGCGAACAAGAAATCAACCACCAAGAAATCAGTGAACAatcacacacacgcacacatacaAAAAAACCCTTGAACACATAAATCGACCACCGTCTGATATAATCAGAAAAGCAAAATCTTAAGCAAGTAGAAACATAAGCTTGAACCAGTAAGACCTCTCAATagagaaataagagaaaagCAGATTAAAAGCTTTAACTTTCAGATGGTCAGGATTTTTGAttgaaccaaaaaatatatatttggagggggaagggggattGCTTCGTCAAATTGGCACCACCACAGTCTTAATGCGACTTTAAAGGTCTAAGGTATATCGCCAGACGTTTTCTCACAGAGGAACCACCCGCCAATTTCAGTTAGCTGTGTTACTCGAATGAAAGGCTGATTTGGTTGAACAaattaattctctctttctcacattTCCAAACAAATGCGAGAAAACAAGTAGAATGAATGTTTAAGGGGCTCTGAAATCAGAATATATAGGTTTCAACATCAAATAAGGAAGACGTATATAAATTCACCAAGTCGAAGTGGGTTACAAAGTCGACAACATTACAACACAATCATCATCAACCTCATCATAAAAATCAGCTAGAAACGCATAGCCCATTTGAAACATAAAGCTTTTTTCAATCACAAACCTCTCTGTAGCCATACTTCTCGTGGTATTGCCTCTGAATAACAGGGCTAAAGAAAAGAGACGCATTGTAGATGAGATACGACGAGTGTTTCGTGAAATTGAGGACCAAGAAATCGAAATTCAACCCCACAACACTTCAGAAACAAAATTCAAACAACACACATATCAGAAAATCTTattaggaaaataaaataaaaagagagacaaAGAAGCAGAAAATAAACCAGAAAAAAAGCAAGAACAGAGGAATAAAAATAcctttttcttctgaaattcaggaTAACCTGAGGATAGAAACTAATAGACCATGAGAAGAAAGCAATCCAACCGAAAACGTTGTAAGATATTTCGAGAGGAAAAGAGTTCCACGACGCCATTTATTCTCCCACTCGATGGGGGAAATTCGGATCAAAACCGTCTGAAGAGGTTCATGCTCCTGCCTTCCGGAGCATGAGCAATTGCAAGAGCAAGAGCAAGAGCCGCCCACTATTTTTATGTATTCTCTACAAACAAAAACTTCAAAGCTTCCTACACTTGACCTTTTTCTTTAAGGAAAACTAGTAATTTGTGATAATATCCTCG
The nucleotide sequence above comes from Telopea speciosissima isolate NSW1024214 ecotype Mountain lineage chromosome 3, Tspe_v1, whole genome shotgun sequence. Encoded proteins:
- the LOC122654514 gene encoding cystinosin homolog, coding for MASWNSFPLEISYNVFGWIAFFSWSISFYPQVILNFRRKSVVGLNFDFLVLNFTKHSSYLIYNASLFFSPVIQRQYHEKYGYREMIPVAANDVAFSAHAVLLTAITLFQVLIYDRGSQKVSKTCITITCAVWVSAAVCVFVAVPNHSWLWLISVFNTIQVIMTTIKYIPQAIMNFARKSTEGWSIGNILLDLLGGLMNYAQMAMQSIDQDSWVNFYGNIGKTLLSLVSIFFDLLFMFQHYVLYPFKKTIVSPKVDLESTTQLLDSSDPSIAENT